The sequence AATAGTTCCTGTTCCACAATATAGATCAAATATTGTCTTATCTCTTAAGTCTCCCGCAAATTCTCTTGCCGTTGTATAAAGCCTTTCTGCACCAAAAGTATTGGTCTGAAAAAAAGAAAAAGGAGATATTTTAAATTTATATCCTAAAAGTTCTTCTGTTATATAATCTCTTCCATATATGATTTCTACCTTCTCCGGAATTATGGAATCAGAAACACGGTCATTAGTCGTGTGAAGAAATCCCACTATATGGCCATCCAGCTTTATATTTTTCAATTTTTCTGCAAAGCCGTTCAATTCCAATTCCTGTTGAGAACTGGTCACCAAGTTCACCAATATCTCTCCTGTAGAAAGAGCTTTTCTGATTGCAAGATGTCTTAATACTCCAATATGGTTTTTCTTCTTATAATGGGGAATATTCATTTCTCTGAAATATTTCGATGTTTCTTGAAGAATTGTAGTGAAATCTTTATCGGCAATAGTACAATTCTCCACTTCCGATATTTCATAAAACCTTCCTCTTTTATGGAGGCCCAAAACCAAATCCCCATCTTTAAAAGCATCGCCAAAGGTATACTCCATTTTGTTTTTATATCCCTTTATTTGAGGGCTTTCTTCTATTCCAAGAAATTCTCCCATTTCAATATTGGAAGAATCAAACAAATCCTTGACTCCTTCAGTCTTTATCTTAAGTTCATCCTCATAGCTTAGAGTTTGATAGTAGCAGCCTCCACATTCCTTAAAATGAGGACATTTGGCTTCCTTTTCAATTGGGGCCCTTTCAACTACCCCCAATATATTCCCATCAATATGGCTTTTTCTCTTTCGTTTAACCAGTACTCTTACCTGCTGGCCTTCTATTCCGCCCTTAACAACTACTTTTCTCCCGTTATAATTTCCTATCCCTTTATTGGGAAATATAACTTTATCTATATTTATCTCTATAATCTCTTTTTTTCTTTTCACTTTACCACCCGTTCTAATAATTCTTTTTAGTATGAAGTATCCAACATAATGTAGAATTCTGATCTTAATAATTTTCATAAGCCTTTCTTTATAATTAGAATTCGGTTTGAATAAATCCTCCAAAGTATAAAACTCTTCTGTATTTAAGTCTATTATGTATAAAATTATTATATAATTATAAAAATTTTATATCAAGTTAAAAATAAGTGGAGTTCTTGATACTATCAAATAATATTTTTTATTGAGTTTTCTGCTGAAATACTAAAAGATCTCGTCTTTTAAGGATATTCAGGTAATAACAAAGTAAGAACATTAAAAAAGGCTGCTACCAATATACATAACTATTGCAGCGGGTGAAAAACTTTTAAAAAATATCTACAAAACGACATTATTAAAATTAAGTGAAAATCTTTATATAGGCCAATCTAAACGTGGAGATTTAGCTGGTATTTATGGAGCCAATGTAAAATATAACAGAAACACAACCATTTATTTCAATTTCTCTAACATTATTAAACTCATTATTTCCTTCTTATCCAAGTGTTTCAAGTATCCTATCTGCCGCTTTACGATATTTTTCTATTCTTTTATAATCCTTTTTAGTAGGATTTGCAATTCTAGTTAAATCCATATTATCGGACAAATCAGCTAACTTAACATAACAAGCTATCTTATTTCTCAAAATCCTATCAATAAATTCATCATAAGTTTCATTCTCTCTCCTTGTTAGTGCATCCAAAGCAGATAATATATCTTCAGAAAAGCCTTCATTTTTTAAGTAATCTAATGTAATATTAGTATCTTCAATTACATCATGAAGTACTGCACAGATTCTTTCTGTTTCAGTTCTTCTTGTAAACATTACTCTAAGAGGATGCAAAATATATGGTTCACCTGCCTTATCTATCTGACCTTGATGTGCTGTTGAAGCTACTAAAATTGCTTTATCGAGCATACAACCCCTCCTCCATTTTTAAGTTATAAAATCACTTTATACGATTATTAATCGGAAACCTATCTTAAAACATTAATAAATTTTAGATAACCACAAACATATTATACTTATGCAATTTCGACGTCCGACCTTAACCTCGAAAATAAGATTAAATCAACAAGGCCTTTTCCTTTCCAAATATAACCCTGCCGAATGGTTCCTTCTTTTATATAGTTATTTCTTATCAATACATTTTGGGATTTGATGTTTTCTGGCATAACAAGAGCTTGTATCCGGTTAATACCGATATTGGAAAATAAATACTCAGTCATAGCCCTAACTGTTTTTGTAGCAATTCCTTTA is a genomic window of Acidilutibacter cellobiosedens containing:
- the rlmD gene encoding 23S rRNA (uracil(1939)-C(5))-methyltransferase RlmD, which encodes MKRKKEIIEINIDKVIFPNKGIGNYNGRKVVVKGGIEGQQVRVLVKRKRKSHIDGNILGVVERAPIEKEAKCPHFKECGGCYYQTLSYEDELKIKTEGVKDLFDSSNIEMGEFLGIEESPQIKGYKNKMEYTFGDAFKDGDLVLGLHKRGRFYEISEVENCTIADKDFTTILQETSKYFREMNIPHYKKKNHIGVLRHLAIRKALSTGEILVNLVTSSQQELELNGFAEKLKNIKLDGHIVGFLHTTNDRVSDSIIPEKVEIIYGRDYITEELLGYKFKISPFSFFQTNTFGAERLYTTAREFAGDLRDKTIFDLYCGTGTISIIMSSSAKKVVGIEIEEEAVEMAKENLMLNEINNTEFICGDVLNQVDNLNERPNLIIIDPPRQGIHPKAINKIIDFNPEEFIYISCNPVTLVRDLRIFEDRNYRVKKVKIIDMFPRAGHVETVVLMSRK
- a CDS encoding GTP pyrophosphokinase, with the protein product MLDKAILVASTAHQGQIDKAGEPYILHPLRVMFTRRTETERICAVLHDVIEDTNITLDYLKNEGFSEDILSALDALTRRENETYDEFIDRILRNKIACYVKLADLSDNMDLTRIANPTKKDYKRIEKYRKAADRILETLG